A single region of the Halorubrum depositum genome encodes:
- a CDS encoding universal stress protein has translation MYDRILLPTDGSEGVDRAIDHAVDAADRYGATLHVLYVVDSDVINAYSGDEFVDGAEGAEETLEERGREALDAVAAHAADAGVDVVTDLVYGVPHEEILRYVDREDIDLTVMGSKTRSGDYRRMLGSVTERVSRRSTAPVSIVKTTVAE, from the coding sequence ATGTACGACCGCATCCTGCTCCCCACCGACGGCAGCGAGGGCGTCGACCGCGCGATCGACCACGCCGTCGACGCCGCGGACCGATACGGCGCGACCCTCCACGTGCTGTACGTCGTCGACAGCGACGTGATCAACGCCTACTCCGGCGACGAGTTCGTCGACGGGGCGGAGGGAGCGGAGGAGACGCTGGAGGAGCGCGGACGCGAGGCGCTCGACGCGGTGGCGGCCCACGCTGCCGACGCCGGCGTCGACGTCGTCACCGACCTGGTGTACGGCGTCCCCCACGAGGAGATCCTCCGGTATGTCGACCGGGAGGACATCGACCTGACGGTGATGGGGTCGAAGACGCGCTCCGGCGACTACCGGCGGATGCTCGGATCCGTCACCGAGCGCGTCTCGCGCCGGTCGACCGCGCCGGTCAGCATCGTGAAGACGACCGTCGCGGAGTGA
- a CDS encoding amidohydrolase has protein sequence MTAAADRLFVNGEVHTLAAPDETREAVAVRDGKIVRLGSTREVEFLEGVDTDVVDLGGRVLLPGFVDAHTHLTTVGRYLVHADLSAADSPNEAVDLLAERAEEVAHAERAAGAGDAERAGEVADEDGAGDEWVLGYGYDESTWAEDRYLTRADLDHVSTERPVAAFREDMHVAAVNGVALDRFADAIDAGPDETVPTDADGEPTGVLLESAIDPIYEAVEPGPAETREIVAAALDDCAAKGITGFHDMVRNSHAPRAYRELDAAGELTARVRINYWSDHLDALREVGLGTNDGSGTVETGAIKSYTDGSFGGRTARLSEPYADAPDETGQWVVDPEELAATVAEATAAGYQFTAHAIGDEAVDAVLDAYEGASETDPGEARHRVEHVELADDAAIERLADSGVVASVQPNFLKWAGEGGLYESRLGPERTAETNRYRDMLDAGVRLAFGSDGMPMDPLLGVHHAVNAPAEAQRLTVTEALRAYTRGGAYAGFDEDRLGTVAVGKRADLVALDASPWENPDAIRDVDVAMTVVDGEVVYDGR, from the coding sequence ATGACAGCCGCCGCGGATCGACTGTTCGTGAACGGGGAGGTCCACACGCTCGCGGCGCCCGACGAGACACGCGAGGCGGTCGCGGTCCGGGACGGGAAGATCGTCAGGCTCGGCTCCACCCGGGAGGTCGAGTTCCTCGAAGGCGTCGACACCGACGTCGTCGACCTCGGCGGGCGGGTCCTCCTCCCCGGCTTCGTCGACGCGCACACCCACCTGACGACGGTCGGCCGCTACCTCGTGCACGCGGACCTCTCGGCGGCCGACTCCCCGAACGAGGCGGTCGACCTGCTGGCGGAGCGGGCGGAGGAGGTGGCGCACGCGGAACGCGCGGCCGGGGCGGGAGACGCGGAACGCGCTGGCGAGGTCGCCGATGAGGACGGCGCCGGCGACGAGTGGGTCCTCGGCTACGGCTACGACGAGTCGACGTGGGCGGAGGACCGCTACCTGACGCGGGCGGACCTCGACCACGTCTCGACGGAGCGGCCCGTCGCCGCCTTCCGCGAGGACATGCACGTCGCCGCGGTCAACGGGGTCGCCCTCGACCGGTTCGCCGACGCGATCGACGCGGGCCCGGACGAGACGGTGCCGACCGACGCGGACGGCGAGCCGACCGGCGTCCTCCTGGAGAGCGCGATCGACCCGATCTACGAGGCGGTCGAGCCCGGCCCGGCCGAGACCCGAGAGATCGTCGCGGCCGCGCTCGACGACTGCGCCGCGAAGGGGATCACCGGGTTCCACGACATGGTGCGCAACTCCCACGCGCCGCGGGCCTACCGCGAGCTCGACGCGGCCGGCGAGCTGACCGCCCGGGTCCGGATCAACTACTGGAGCGACCACCTCGACGCGCTCCGCGAGGTCGGTCTCGGGACGAACGACGGGAGCGGGACGGTCGAAACGGGCGCGATCAAGTCGTACACGGACGGGAGCTTCGGCGGCCGGACCGCGCGGCTCTCCGAGCCGTACGCGGACGCCCCCGACGAGACCGGCCAGTGGGTCGTCGACCCCGAGGAGCTGGCGGCGACGGTCGCGGAGGCGACCGCGGCCGGCTACCAGTTCACCGCCCACGCCATCGGCGACGAGGCGGTCGACGCCGTCCTCGACGCGTACGAGGGGGCCTCCGAGACCGATCCGGGCGAGGCGCGACACCGGGTCGAGCACGTCGAGCTCGCCGACGACGCCGCCATCGAGCGGCTCGCCGATTCGGGCGTCGTCGCCAGCGTCCAGCCGAACTTCCTCAAGTGGGCGGGCGAGGGCGGGCTCTACGAGTCCCGACTCGGACCGGAGCGGACCGCCGAAACGAACCGTTACCGCGACATGCTCGACGCGGGCGTGCGCCTCGCGTTCGGCTCCGACGGGATGCCGATGGACCCCCTCCTCGGCGTCCACCACGCGGTCAACGCCCCCGCGGAGGCCCAGCGGCTGACGGTGACCGAGGCGCTGCGCGCGTACACCCGCGGGGGGGCGTACGCCGGCTTCGACGAGGACCGGCTCGGCACGGTCGCGGTCGGCAAGCGCGCCGACCTCGTCGCGCTCGACGCGTCGCCGTGGGAGAACCCGGACGCGATCCGCGACGTCGACGTCGCGATGACGGTCGTCGACGGCGAGGTCGTGTACGACGGGCGCTGA
- a CDS encoding SelT/SelW/SelH family protein: MAEIAIEYAAGSRLQPEAETARRLIDAYLGDRSDVDGVTLSPSADSVFCVSVEGDRIWCTDPREWIDAMEAVSAARRRLSELS; the protein is encoded by the coding sequence ATGGCAGAGATAGCCATCGAGTACGCGGCCGGGAGTCGCCTCCAGCCGGAGGCGGAGACGGCCCGACGCCTGATCGACGCCTACCTCGGAGACCGGTCCGACGTCGACGGGGTAACCCTCTCGCCCTCCGCCGACTCCGTGTTCTGCGTCAGCGTCGAGGGCGACCGCATCTGGTGTACGGACCCGCGCGAGTGGATCGACGCGATGGAGGCCGTCAGCGCGGCGCGGCGGCGGCTCTCGGAGCTGTCGTAA